A single region of the Demequina sp. genome encodes:
- a CDS encoding SRPBCC domain-containing protein: MIKISFEMTDAPARLIVTELMPYPLSRVWLAETEGLYVKQWWAPAGYVNDDVDITTVEGGAWRILQRDPEGNQFSFYGKVESSEHEEQLVISLVSEVWPDSTVLITQDFIAREAGTVVVTTYEFDSDSALTTYLALGGTDRLREASAKLDTLLAQIGS, encoded by the coding sequence GTGATCAAGATCTCGTTCGAGATGACCGACGCCCCTGCACGGCTGATCGTCACCGAGCTCATGCCGTACCCGCTCAGCCGGGTGTGGCTCGCGGAGACCGAGGGCCTCTACGTCAAGCAGTGGTGGGCGCCCGCCGGCTACGTGAACGACGATGTGGACATCACCACCGTGGAGGGCGGCGCCTGGCGCATCCTCCAGCGCGACCCCGAGGGCAACCAGTTCTCGTTCTACGGCAAGGTCGAGAGCAGCGAGCATGAGGAGCAGCTCGTGATCTCCCTGGTGAGCGAGGTGTGGCCGGACTCGACCGTGCTCATCACGCAGGACTTCATCGCGCGCGAGGCAGGCACGGTGGTCGTGACCACCTACGAGTTCGACTCCGACTCCGCCCTCACCACATATCTGGCTCTGGGCGGCACCGATCGCCTCCGCGAGGCGTCCGCCAAGCTCGACACGCTTCTCGCGCAAATCGGGTCCTAG